caacaatattgatagaaatccaCACCACATACATCAACAAAATGATGAGTCAACCTTTGGAAGGTAAAGTAGCTAGACAAGGTACCAACACAATTAAATTTCTCTAGGAGTTTGGTTCAAAGCTATGATGACTACTTGTGGTTCTAGCCGCCTAAAATTTGTAGTGGAGACCACATCCTGTTCACTGCCAGATATGTTGCCAGATCCTGATCACTGCCAGTCCTAGAGGCCGAGCCAAATGCTAGCCTTAAAAATCACCCTTTGGAAGAACATGGGCACACAAGCGCAAAGCCGCCATATGCTGAACCTATCATAGTAATGTTTTGTACATTTGATTGTGTAGTATAGCTTAAGTAGAAAATAGAGACAGTTCCCTTTTTATATTCTAAACAAAGGAGTTAGTTCCCTCTCTTATGTTCATTGAAGATGCGTTGTGCTCCAACTTCTTGTCTAGCTTCCTCCCCCTCCCACCAAAACAAAACTTCTTGCCTAGCTATTGCGGTGTTGCTTTATTTTTCCGTGGTTGACACTTCAATAGCATCACCATTAGACGTCACCGAGTATTCGTTTGTAGCTGGTAAGGTAGTTTGCTTTTACCGTCGTGTTCAGATAGTTTCCATCTTCCTAATCTTCAACAAGCCAGCAGATATGCGTTGCTAAAGAAAATGAATCATGAATGGCAAGCTACATCCgtccaaaaagaagaaaagaaaaagggaaaaaaaggaaaaaggcaaACCACGAATGGTTTGAGGTATCGCACACCGTTTCTTTCCAAACGCTCACCAGCCACTAGTGAGTGCCTTTTGTGGTGGCATACCATTTCTCCATTGCGTACACGAATTGGAGTAAACTCTTGCCTTTTTAAGCCCCCCAAAACCAAAATTCAAATTTCGTAGTACCTGCTCCGCCGCGCCGCTCCTGGAAGGAACCCACGGGTCCGCTGGGCTGGAACCAATCCGGTCCTGCCAGACCTGCCGGACCTGACCCGACCCCAGAGGCAGGTGCGCGTGCCGCGCTGAACCAGCAACGGCCCCGATCCAGTGATCGATCCGCGGGGCCCGCACGTCGGTCCCCTCCCTCCCGTGCCAACCCTCCCCCGCCGTCACGGTCACGCGCAGCTCCGCCCCGACGCCACCGTACTTCTTCCTCCCCAAATCCGCCACGCTCCCCTGACCGAACCCCACACCAGGCAGCCGCTCGCCCGCCCGgagctcccctcccctcccctcccgcccgcccgcccggagctcctccccctcctccgtcccccgccgccgccccgccctccgctCCAGGTAAATCTCCGCGCCTCCGCGCTCCCTCGCGCCGATTCCGACGTCGCCACGTCCTGCTATCTCGCTTGCTCGCCCGGGGCTCGCCGTCCGCGTCGCCGCTCGTCGTGGGGCGCGGCAGTGGGCAGGGCCGCTCCCGCCGGTGCCCTCTCATCTCTCCCCCAGCGTGCGTTGTTGTTGGCTAGTTGGGCGGGTTTTTCGCTTGGGGCTGGCGTGCTGGGTTCGGTGGGCCGCGCCCCGTCCCCGGTGGCCTCTCCGCTCGCCTGGATCTGGCTCCGCTCGGATCCGCTCGGGAATTTCCATTTCCACGCCCCCTCCGTCCGCGTGGCGAGGGTGGCGTGGGGTTCACGGCGGGAGGGACGGTAGAGTCACGTGTTTCGTTGTTCTGAGATGTTCACCTTCCTTTAGGGGAACGCAATGCGCGCTCGAATTTCAGGCGCAACGAGCTCCCAAGTGCTCGCGTGTTTCAGCCCTATGTAAGCTGGGCAATTGGTGCTCTCAGATAGAGTCGCGTGCTCTACTCGCTTGCGTGTTGTTGTCGTGCTTGGGCATACCAATGGTTCGAAATTCTGATGAATAATGAGTACTGTTTGTGTAACTCGTGATCTTTGCCTGATGTCATAGTGTACTAATTCTGTTGTGTCTTCCCTGTGCTGCTACAGTCAATCTGATGGGGTGGGAGAAAAACGAGAAACATCTCCTCAGCCTTAGTCTCCAAAGCCTCCAATCTTTGTGCAAGGAGTATAACCTTCCTGCAAACAAGACCCACCCTCAGCTAGCTCGCTCGCTGGCCATTTATCTCGAGGTGAGTTTCAGTATACACCATCTGCTTCAACTTTGAGTACATGTATGTATTTTAAGGCGAAGATGTTACCTAGTGTTATTGTCACTTGTTTTCTTGCTTTGCAAGGGTGAAATAAATTGACTACTGATGCGCACCATCTTTCTTTTGCAGAATGAAAAAAATAATTCAGGACCTGAAAAGGAAAATTTGACTGTTCCTACTTCTACACAGGCTTCTCCTGCTACCTCTGCTGCCATGTTACCAAATACCAAAGAAGCATCCAAATGTATGTGTAGAAACTTCTTTATTAGTTTGGCAGATGCCAATGTTTACTGGCGGACACACTCAGGGACATGTGGATGTTAGTATATCTGACAAAACCTAATTGATTGCAGGTGAGCAAGATAACCACAAAAGAGGCCCATATAGTGACAGAGATGATGATGATGTTAGGCCACCATTAAAGCATAAAAAAGTGTCTAGAAAACAAGCAGATAGAAAATTGAAAAGTGTAAGTAATTGTTACCTCTGTCAATTTTATGTTGTTACAATACATCATTTTCTCTGATTCAACCTAATGTTTATCCTTGCAATGCAATGCAATACAACTAGGATTCCGATTGTCTAACTGAGTACTGGATGCATGCTCTTTAACATTTTGTAATCCAGTCAATTTCATACTTTAGTATAAATCAATTTCATTTGTTCAAATTCAAACATATTGAGTAATCTAGGCATTTCTTGGCATGTGTTCTGTAAACTGAATTTTATCTAGTCAAATCATACTATTCAATTTTTCGGTATCAGGCTATCAGCTTGTCCGGTTTCATGGCCAAGAGAAATGTGCGGGTTAGATTATTTAGTTTTCTTGTGTAACGAATAGAGTCATATATTTCCCAGTCCTCTTCACTTGATACCTGAAACTATTTCGGTGCCTTAGATGAGATTGGCCTTGAATCAGAAATATATTATTTTATTTCGTCTTGATAGTACAATACTCTTGACATGCACTGCACTAGGGTGAAAGGAGGTTCCACCCAACTTCTATAATTTGCCAGAGTCATCCAAGATTTGAATTCCTTGGACATTTCGTGCTAGTTGGCCCATTCCTATAAAAGATAGGCTGAATCTTCTCACTCATGAAAATGTGAAATATAGTTTCACTTGTTTCTTACTGCCTAGCCCCAactcttattttggaatggagggagtaaaaacTACGATTATTCTTTGAAATGAACAAGGTGGATATTAGCAGCTGTAAAATTTACACGTGTACATACCACCTAGATAACAATTTGTTGCTGAATTGTGCTTGGATTTGAATTCAAGTACTGGATTGTTACTACAAATAGCTGTAGTGGTGTTTTGTCCAGTAAGCTGCAAATCTAGGACCATAATATTTTTATATGAAACCTATCTTCTGCAGTTTGCTTTTTCAAAAAATAGGATACTCTTTTGGATTTACCAATTATCATCATCGTTTTTGTTAGTTGATTTTTGTCTTACGTTTAAGGTGGTGTTTCTCTGTGATCTGTGTACTCATAATGCCTGTCAAAGTTTCTGTTTGTATACAGTGCGTATCATTTCTTCATTTGTTTCTGTATCTTGAACCAGGACTCTGGTACCAGAACGAGTCTTCCTCCGATTTCTAGTAACAATGGCAAAGGAGACTGCTTTAATTCATGTTCTGGACAAGGGATTTCTCATAATGTGAAACAAACTGCTGATGGTATTGCAACGTGCTCGACAGCCCCAAAGCTTAATGGAAATCATGTTTCAGTTGCTCCTGTGAATGACACAATTTCTTTCGTAGCAAGTCATCCTGGTCCTAATGGTGTGGCATCAAAGCCTCCCAGCCATATGAAAGCTGGTACAAATGGCATAGATAAGGGCAGTGGCTTGTCTAATGAGAACTTGGCAAATGTAAAATCTCCTTTTAAACTTTTTCTGATGGATGAAGATGGAATTGATCTATTTGTTGATCTTAATTCCACTCCAGGAGATTGGGTTggcagcttcaagggtggagtgaacCTCCCTCCAAGCACACATAACTCTGAAACTGATATGTTCACCAATTCTATTAGCAGCCTTCGGAATAAGAATGATCAGAACACAATGTTGCCATCAGATAATATCATTATAGACATACAAGATAAGGGACCTGAGAGCATTGCTGCTTGCACCAATTCATCACTAGGTTCAACTGATGGTGAGAATTATCGCTCCAAATCCAATCCACGTGATACCACTGCTGTAAACTCGAGGTCATCTGCATCCACATTGTCTGGTACTCCTGTTGAAATTTCTGTATCTCAGGAGGGACCTCCGGTGGTACATTCTTCATGTTTAACATCTGATGTTCAGAACAATGTGTCACTTGATATGGTGGCTGGTGCTTTGGGTAGTAATGTGCTTCCTCAAGAATCTGCTGATGTCTCCATGTTGCCTGGAAGAAGCCATGCACCCCTGACCGATGATTCCATACAACCAACTAATGAAAGCACATTTAGTCCTGGTAAAACCAAAGCTTGTGTCAAGAATGGCTGCACTCAGAATGTTTTGGATGCTCATACTGACAAAGCCGTGTCATCTTCCCCAGGGCATGTGGTTATAAGCGACACTGACAAAAACTCTCGTCCACCATCTGTGGGCAAACAGGAAATGTTAGATGTTACTTCAGGGGTTCAACGTACCCGCAACAGTGATACAAATGGACTCCTAATGGAAAATGTACCAACGGCGGCAGTGGCGATGGAAGAAGATAATGGTCATGGTGGCAGCTCGTCAGTTCGTCAACTAGTCAATCAGGCGGTAATTGCACTACCTGCCGCAAATGCCCAGTCAGATGCTAGTTCTGCAGATCGTGGCGTTGCTGGAAACTTCGACCTCACAGACCCAACACGATCATCTGTTGCTTCGGTAATTTCGTTGTACTTCAATGCTAGCTAGAAAATTAACTGtgcctaatactccctccgttcataaatatttgtcttcctagagatttcaacaagtgactacatacggagcaaaatgagtgaatctacactctaaaatatgtctatatacatccgtatatggtagtccatttgaaatctctgaaaagacaaatatttaggaacggaggaagtaccaaATATAGAAATGTGCATGATGATGATCGTGATATGTGCATCTTAATTACTTATGTCCTATCTTATTGCTTAATTTTACATTCTAGGTTTTCTGGAATCTTGAAATTTTTGATAATTTAATTAATAAAAAGTTTAATCTTACAAGATATATGACCTCATGATCTCGAACTTTAAAATGAGGATCTCCTTCTCACCCTACACATGATGTACATAAATCTTTTTTAACTGATTTATTTTAGTAGGAGCCTCTACTACTGTTTTCAGTCAATTTGTTTTTCCAAAATGAGTGGTCTCAAAAGCACTTTGGTAATGTTTATTTTCAGGAAGAAATATTGACAAACTAGGAAATCCGTATTTAATGACCTTCTGACGTGCCTGTCTTCTCTTGGCTTGGATCCTTTTTCTCTATCTCTTATGTTTAACTTTCCTTTGTGTACAAACACAGAATTTGCCTATATGGCTGGGCAAGCAAGCACTTCATTGAATTGCCGTGTCCTGTTGAATTAAATCATGTTTTTCCTGCATCATTTTGTTTGGGCcacagaactcaagaacactctttTCATTTTCTAGCTGAAAGGTAGTATTAACCTTCCTCCGTGCAGCTTCGATAACTGTAATTGTTGCTAGACCACACGGTCCACATCGTTCACATCAACGTTGGGCCTTTTGACCCAACACGTTGGTAGTATCCCCACATGCGCATGCAGATGACCGGCATGGAAATCAAGAAGCATATACATATTATGTTTTCCCTGCCTGCATCAATGTTCTCTTTGCTGTAAAAGAACTCAAGAACTCTAAACACTGTTCATTTTCTAATTGAAAGGTCGTATCAACCTTTTGCCGTGCCATTCCAATCTTGAAGGTGGTCCTCAACTTTGACTTACTGTGGATAAATTTTATGACAAGAGCCTTGTCAAATTCCTCATAGTAGAGGGCGGATGCAAAAGCGCCATCGCTTAGGCACATCATGCGAGCTGGGAATAATGAATTGCTAGTTCGCCATATCCGTCATGGGCCTAGTGAACCAACATGTTTATGAACCCACTTACAGGGTTCTTGCTGTCATTTTAATCTTCTCAGTCTCCATGACCATCAAATGCCGTCCCATATTGGTACTGTAGACAAGTTCCATGCAAACTTGCATGGCTCCAACAGCCTTTTGTAGGGTTTGTATCCAATATGTGAACTCTCGATTTGTCAGTTCATCACATTCAAAAAAGTTTAATATTTTCTCAATACAAAATGAAGTATTGATGCAAAAAAATCCAATAGGACTCGAAAATAGCAACATAATATTGACATTCTTGTGCCAATCATAAATAACTCTCTAATTTGACCAAGGAAACTTTCTAGCCAGAATACCAATATTAATGACCTTCTATACCAGGAATGACCTGTTATTGTAGCGAagattcttctttcttttttcttagaGTTTTTCTTGGGTTTTCTATATGGCCAAGTAAGCACTCCTTTGAGGTGTCGTGTTTCTGTGCTTGAGCTCTATCATCTAAGGCCTACTAGTGATACATCTTCCCTGCACAAATTTTCCTATTCATTTATTAAAATGAATTGGTGCCTACATCCCCTTTTCAAACAACTTTCAAGATGGCATCTTCTATTTGTAGTCATCCATGCAACGGTTTCAACTAGTCATAGTGTCAACTCTCACTGAACTAGTAGATGCATGGCTGACTTATTTTACTGGTTTATACTTTGTAGTAAAAGGGGAAGAAAGAAGGAAAGCTTGCCTGTATCATTCTGGCCTAACTGTGGCCAACTCCACATGCCCAAATCTTAGCTCTGCAACTGCAAACCTATCTATTTGGTAATTGATATTTGGGTAACCTCATTAACTGGCATCTTTGGTATTCACTACCAGTGCCTTCATATACCATGGCTTGGTGAATCTAGTGTTTTCTTTTTCTACAGGGATTAGTGAAATGATCACTTAAAAGAAATCGTATAATGCGTTGTAAAATCATTTTCGTTTACAATGTTTTCTTTGAAATTTCATTTCCATTTGTGTGTACAAAGTTATTAGTTGTATCTCTGTGTGCCTGTGTATCTCGAAGCTGCTTCATTGCTTGCTTTCATTTCTCGTTTTTTTggttgatttattttattttatcctcTTGTGCAGGACAATGCTGTTACTCCCCTGGCCACGAATCATGGTGCAAAGTATGTTCTGTGTAAACATAGTTAGCACCTCTGTTTTTGAAGTAGTTCCTTACTTACATAAACCTTATATTTTGCAGGACAGGCAATAGTCATGATTCTGCAGACAAAGAAAAACCGTGTGATCCTGAGGAGTTGCAGGGTGTGGCTACTAGAAATATACTATGTAGGTTAAGAAGTGCTGCTGCTAAGCAGACCAAGCCCTCTACAGTACCCAGACGGTCATCAAGGCTTGTCCCAAAGGTTAGCACAGTAGTGCTCACTGCTGTTGAATTTGGTACTCAATACCTCAACCTGATAGTGATTACTGATTAGTGAAAGAGCTGTTAATCATCAATACCATAGCACAACCTGATACTCCCTCCGCCCCGTAATATAAGcgcatttttgacactacactagtgtaaaaaatgctcttatattatgggacggagggagtagtaaaattgccATGATCGTGCAAAAGCTGATTAACAGATTGAGCACAAACATTATGTGTTAAGAGGGTCCTGCAGTTATATTTTGGCTGCCTTTTTTTGCGGGGGTATATTTTGCTCCTTCATTTTTGTGTGTTTGAAAATCAATACAACTGACATGCTTTACTTCTTCCACGTGCAGTGATTGCTAAAAATGACAGGGATGAGATCCACCGCCAAGGATGATGCATAGCTTAACTGCCGTCGTAGTCGATTTCCAACAGGGAATACCTTTCTAGACTCCAAACTTCACCGTTCTCGTCGATTCATCTTGCTAGCAACTGAGTAGCCTTTTTGCATACTTCTGTCAACAGCTCAATGCCACCAAATGTTTTTTGCCGTTCTTCTCTGTTATACAGCATCTGTTATACTTCACACAGTGCCGAGCTCCGCATACACCAACCATTGTACAAACATATCATGATTGTTAGGACATTTTTGAACCTGCAGTATGTCACATTGTTTTCCAGATGGGCAATAGATGCCAGATGCCGTCGTACTGTACTGTAATATATGGCTGGTTGTGATTTGTGTGCTGTGACAGAAATGCTATCCATGCAGGAGCCAGCTCGCTGCTTATATATTTCCTGTATGGCCAGTCATTATAACGCATGATTGCCTGCCATCTGTGGCAGTCCTCCCAGTCTTGATTGATGTTGCAAGGTTTGGTTGGTGAAAACTGTAACTGGCTATATTTCTTCCCATTTTGGGGCCTGAGATCTGCCTGGTTTCTCACGCCTGAGAGGTGATGCATCTGCAAATTTTTGgtctgatcatgttttgtttggtTTACTTGCTTCGCTGGTACAAACTCCATGCTTTTGAAAGATGGGATGAGGTGGCGTAGAATTTTCTGGGAGACAAACTTATCTGCTGGTAAAGATTGCCAAGGCTCTGATGCCATGCCAGCGTGCTTGGCAGAGCATGAATGATCCCACCCAGGTTGACATACTGATCTATTCATAGTCTCTGCGACTTTCTGTAGACCCCATTTTCCTTTACAAATGTTTTTGTTGCGGGTTAAGGCCCTGTTTgattatcgtttgtctttgaaatacAAAATACAGATCTCTGCCTATCGGTTTTGTTTCTGGCTGGAAAATTTAATACCTCTGTATTAAGTTACACGGATGACAAGCGCGGCCTAAAGGTGACTATGAAATCCAAAAGCGAAGGAAAACACCTGATGAACAAAGTACCTTGGATGTCCTCCCACTCGGCGTACTTGGCCTCCGGGGATGACAATCTGTTTGTGTCCTCCACTTGGCGTATGTCGTCCTTCGGTGACCTCTTCGTGTTCTCCTACTCCCAATTTTTGTTTTCCGAAGATGATTACTGCTCCTACAAATTTTCGGCGAGAGTAGGGTTTAATTTGAATGGTGGGTGGTGGTGTATCTAGTGCGGAGATGGGTAATAAGTTTGGAAGGCGTTAGGAGGTGGTGCACAGAGGGGAGACAAGGCTATATGTTGGGGTTATATACAAGGGCTCACACCCATTGACCAATGAACAATTTCACGAAAGGCAAGGACAATATCTGGAGAGAACAAGCTTTTATGTAGAGTGGCAAAATTGTCatgatttttttacttttttggatGTCTCCCAAGGACGTGATTTTGTTTACTTTTGTGAGAAGTAGGATATGAACTTTGACATGGCCCATGGTCCAAAATGTAAAGGGACACATACTTGTTTATCCTTTACTAGAAAATTGTGTTCTCTAGGATTTTCACTGTCTAATGAGTGTAGGGTATccttaacaactactccctccgttcctaaatatttgtttttctagagatttcaacaagtgactacatacagagcaaaatgagtgaatctacactaaaatatgtctatacacatccgtatgtggtagtccatctaaaatctttaaaaagacaaatatttaggaacggagggagtagaaggaaAGATGCGCCTTGCGCCCTTGCCGCATCGTTTTGTTCACTATCATTTAGGTTTTTTTATGCGAGTCGCATTTTATTGATGTTTAATATACCCGCAGCCTCATATTTTCCCTATTCTTGTGTTTTTAGAATCATGTGAATCAAAGAGCCCCCAAACCAACAACATGATTTTTTTTATCTGGCGTGGAGCAGTGCTAAAGCCGTAATCACTGCCTTGATCCATCACAGTTTTGGACACCTGAGCTGCCGCCGATCCACTTGGTGGCAGCGAATGTTGTGATTCAAGATGGCAATTGGAGCTAGAATGATCGCTTGTTACTACTAAGTTTCTAGATGGTTAACAGATGTCATCGTTGTATTGTAGTAATATATATGGGTGGTTTTGATTTTTATGATGTGATAGAATGCTATTCATGCAAGAGCCAGCTAGCTGGTCATTTTCTGTATGGCCAGACATGATCATGCATGATTGCCTGCCATCTGTGAGACTGTGACAGTGCACCCAATCTTGCCAGATTAATGTTGTAAGTTTTGGTTGGTGAAAACTCTTACCGAATAATTTCCCATTTTGAGACCTGATATGTCTGGTTTCTCACGCTTGAGAGGTGATGGCTTTGAAAATTTTGGACCTGAACATATTTTATTTGGTTTAATTAGTTGCTTGGCTGGTACAAACCTCATGTTTTTTAACACCACCAAACCCCATGCTTTTGAAAGATGGTACGAGGTGTGAGATAGCAACGTCAATTATCTAGGAAACAAACATCTTTGCAACCATGGCTTTGATGCCATGCTCTGATGCTAGTGTGCCAGGATGTAAAGATGGTCG
Above is a window of Triticum dicoccoides isolate Atlit2015 ecotype Zavitan chromosome 5B, WEW_v2.0, whole genome shotgun sequence DNA encoding:
- the LOC119311118 gene encoding uncharacterized protein LOC119311118 isoform X1, with the protein product MGWEKNEKHLLSLSLQSLQSLCKEYNLPANKTHPQLARSLAIYLENEKNNSGPEKENLTVPTSTQASPATSAAMLPNTKEASKCEQDNHKRGPYSDRDDDDVRPPLKHKKVSRKQADRKLKSDSGTRTSLPPISSNNGKGDCFNSCSGQGISHNVKQTADGIATCSTAPKLNGNHVSVAPVNDTISFVASHPGPNGVASKPPSHMKAGTNGIDKGSGLSNENLANVKSPFKLFLMDEDGIDLFVDLNSTPGDWVGSFKGGVNLPPSTHNSETDMFTNSISSLRNKNDQNTMLPSDNIIIDIQDKGPESIAACTNSSLGSTDGENYRSKSNPRDTTAVNSRSSASTLSGTPVEISVSQEGPPVVHSSCLTSDVQNNVSLDMVAGALGSNVLPQESADVSMLPGRSHAPLTDDSIQPTNESTFSPGKTKACVKNGCTQNVLDAHTDKAVSSSPGHVVISDTDKNSRPPSVGKQEMLDVTSGVQRTRNSDTNGLLMENVPTAAVAMEEDNGHGGSSSVRQLVNQAVIALPAANAQSDASSADRGVAGNFDLTDPTRSSVASDNAVTPLATNHGAKTGNSHDSADKEKPCDPEELQGVATRNILCRLRSAAAKQTKPSTVPRRSSRLVPK
- the LOC119311118 gene encoding uncharacterized protein LOC119311118 isoform X2 yields the protein MGWEKNEKHLLSLSLQSLQSLCKEYNLPANKTHPQLARSLAIYLENEKNNSGPEKENLTVPTSTQASPATSAAMLPNTKEASKCEQDNHKRGPYSDRDDDDVRPPLKHKKVSRKQADRKLKSDSGTRTSLPPISSNNGKGDCFNSCSGQGISHNVKQTADGIATCSTAPKLNGNHVSVAPVNDTISFVASHPGPNGVASKPPSHMKAGTNGIDKGSGLSNENLANVKSPFKLFLMDEDGIDLFVDLNSTPGDWVGSFKGGVNLPPSTHNSETDMFTNSISSLRNKNDQNTMLPSDNIIIDIQDKGPESIAACTNSSLGSTDGENYRSKSNPRDTTAVNSRSSASTLSGTPVEISVSQEGPPVVHSSCLTSDVQNNVSLDMVAGALGSNVLPQESADVSMLPGRSHAPLTDDSIQPTNESTFSPGHVVISDTDKNSRPPSVGKQEMLDVTSGVQRTRNSDTNGLLMENVPTAAVAMEEDNGHGGSSSVRQLVNQAVIALPAANAQSDASSADRGVAGNFDLTDPTRSSVASDNAVTPLATNHGAKTGNSHDSADKEKPCDPEELQGVATRNILCRLRSAAAKQTKPSTVPRRSSRLVPK